In the Populus trichocarpa isolate Nisqually-1 chromosome 1, P.trichocarpa_v4.1, whole genome shotgun sequence genome, TCcagtttttatcaaaacattgcaaaaaactataaaacaaaaaaaaaatatcatattttcatgcatacggccaagtctctcaaagataaaaaaaattatatcgtattttcatacaacaaaaattcaaaatatattttagcatgTATCTTGagctttaataactagtttattaaagccatgagaactagctaggtcaatatttcaaaaaaacaaaaaaaatattatttttttagtatcttagattacgaacttatacgtgagacgtattcccgatattaaaaggGTAGTTCTTTTATGTATAGACATTACAATGGTCAGgatttacccgataagataaaaaTCTCCATACTGAGAAGGACTTTTCTTCAACCTTAGGCAGACCATTAATTAGAAAGCACGACAAAACCTTAgcttttatcagacaatcaaacaataaaacttaccttaggtaagacatatttggggtgctaataccttccctttacgcaatcagtccccgtacccgatttCTGAGACCACTTAGGGTTTCAAGTGAtaaaaatactaggtggtgactctcaTTCCCTCattccactgataaaagacaagaattccttgccTATCCCATTTTTCGATTACTAAAACCTAAAGTGGAGGCAATTTCACTGCGACGCCGCACATGTGTGGCAATATCAATGGGTCGTATTGGTATCGACAACTATTTATGGTGTGATTAGCTACTCCAAGTAAGGACGTTAATGATGTCAAGGGTTCTTGACATCAGCAACTTTGATAATAAACCAGATAtgaataataattgattaattatttcgGGGTAGGAATAGTAATGAAATCAATTGCTTGTATTGATATCGGcacttgaattgaattgattagTCTAACCCAATATTTGGAGACTAATGATACCAATGAGATTCATTAGTATCAGCAATTACATTCCAAAAAATAGGagagaaaatattgattaattattctgaaagaatgagataagataatgataccaagagaggaatatcttggtatcaagtgagaattgattCATAAGAATACGGTATTTGAAACtattgagttgtgttgagatttccaAGATAAAATTATTGTCGGCTATTATGGAAGGAGACCTATTGAATAAAATGATGTCAAGCCACACTTTAAACCGAAATCTATAACTTTACTTACGAATAAAATGGTAAACAATGCTCTCCGATGAAAACTGATGTAAGGAGTGTAATGAGGTAGTTGAAGGAAAATAAtcgaaaaatgaaattaaaagatggaaATGAATTCATGTGAATGAGATTGCAATAGTATACAAATGCAcattgtgataaaattataagaggGTATTGATTATATCTCTTGATTCTCAAACAGAAGAGATGCCTAGAGTAAGGTCATTGGTAGTTGAAGGGACTAGGTCGGTTAGGGAAACAAGTAGGTGCATCGCACCTTGTCTTTTCAATATGTGTAAACTTATTCATAAAGGTccgaatttaatgttttattgctttgataaatattggaatgaatatgagTACCTCGAGTACATTGATGTGTATGAACTACTTGATATATAATATGGATGCGAGTACCTTGCGTACATTGATATGTATCAAACTTGTGATGATATTACTTGAATGAATAAGAGTGTCTTGCATGCATTGGCAAGGAtccaattaattatgataatgttTGAATGAACATGTGTACACTGTCGCACGTATGCGGCGTTGCTGgcgaaaacatccaccctcaaaATCTTATCTTATCTATAAAGTATCTGGCAAAATGGGGAGACAAGgtattcttgtcttttattagtggaaaaatggaatgggagacaccacctagtattttagtcattaggaaccctaactggtctcagagatcgggtacggggactggttgtgtaaagggaaggtattagcacccgaAATACGcctacctaaggtaggctgcattgttttattgtctgataaaaccTAAGGTcatgtcgtgttttctagttgttggtccacctatggtttaagaaaagtcctcctcggtaaggagatctttatcttatcgggtaattcTGATgccaacaaaagaatttaatatcaggaatacgccttacgtataaggtcgcaaccccagatattaaaagaaaacaaaatattttttttggaatttttgaaatattggcctagttctcacgactttaataaactagttattaaagccaaaatgcatgctaatatatatttttgaaattttctttattgtatgaaaacacaatatgattttattttttatttttttgtttttgagagatttggccgtatgcatgaaaacaaaacattttattttattttttttgtttggatgaaaaccaggtatttaaaaccggatttgtatctttacaatataaaaatacataccaatattgatcaaaatgcagTAAAATATTTGcggaaaatcacaaattttgaaaagaatttttcaatgagttttttttatttttggcctGGGCCCAACccggcccatgtggctgggctggacccagccacCCATGCACGgacactggcccaagccagtcaCCCAAACAAACCATGCACGCGTAAAACTTTACGCGTGCATGGAagagtgcgaaggtaattatattaccttcgcactgttcatgcTCGTTTTTGCAGATAGCTTTTactaccttcgcactgttcactTTACACTGTTCATGCTCGTTTGTTCACCCAACTCAATAGTTTTTGCAGTgtaaggtaattaattactttaCACTGTGCGAGTGTAAAGTGCAGAAGGATTCTTGTagtttcttgtgttttctctctgtttctgttttttagaCTAACATGCGTCAATTCTTGTACAGACAGAGAAAGGAAATAAGCATACTTGGTTCTGAAGAAAGTGGAGCCTATGGTGGTGGTGGCTTACTCTGTTGTTTCCTTCGTTCTGGAAAAGAAAGAGCAGATGGTGGCTCAACTCCTCTGTTGGTGTTGCGTTTTCTGCCGGTCCTCGGTTCCTCTGTTGGTTTCGCCtcctctctgtttctctcttATCCTGCTCACTCCCTCTGCCTCTCTCTTCTTTACACTCTCTTCccactgtttttttgtttctgctgACTCGTTCtcccctctcttctctttttttctcccccCCCTGTCTCGTACCTCCTTCCCCCTAGTCTCgtcctttttctctccttttataGCCAAAACTGcatgcgttttttttttataatgaaaacgTTCGGGACCATTATTGCAGTGGTAAGGGTAGAGAGATAGTAGCTGTGAAATGTTCCCCATAATCAGCGGCATTTGTTGCTGAAACGGTTCCTGTTTGCTGAATCGGTGAATAGTGCCTCTGAAACGGCACCGTTTTTCcacttttaaatgatatttctgatttggtccttggatatttttacaattttgtaatcaagccccccgGAAAagttgtaattggatcccttgattgTAGCGCCTTTtccggtttggtccttggtttcggattgtttcaattaagtccctaattgaccatcaaacttcaataattatgcaattaagcccctgatctgaccaaatcaactcttcaaaattataattggaccccagaactttaatttcttccaataaaagcctaaattgacttaaaaatcaatttttcttacaatccaaCCCTccacaaattcaattaaaccttagataaaatttaaatgagtccataaacatctgattttagacttttcttcctcaacttgaattttctttgtcaacaatgCTTCCATCAGTCAAAAATATACTGTCTAGTTTCaaccttttgcatttttgaacctcctcaaccaattttggacttttttcagcattccagcatccttttctcgctccaattattttttttgtatttttttaattttggtgtgggaacccaaaaataggtaagAACATGTACCTTCGGTACAACGATATGGatcaattaattatgataatatttgaatgaacaaaaaaaaatgatggataattttggatcaaagggttaaattgagaagaaaaattaaattcaccaaataattaaaagaagaaaccaataaaagaatgagtaataattttttaaaaaaatatctaaggatgaaaatgaaaacaattaaaagaatacagAAGGGcaagaaaaaacttaagaaacaaaaaaaaaacaaggataaaattgaaaaaaaataaaaaaaactacaaaaaaactaacgacaaaaattataaataaaaagaacattgaCCGTCACTGAAATAACCGCAACTAAGATACTACCATGAAATCTTAAATGACTAGTGCGAATTTTAgtggagaaaagagggaaaaaaaaattgtgaatctAATGAGACACAGAGAAATGAGGTTCTTAACCAGCAAATTCGGCCACTTTAGTACTATAACCGCCAAAATTGCTTATACCCCCTCCCCTTGAATTTAAGGATTATTTCAAAGAGACCCTACATTTTGCATCCTCAGGAATTAATTATGttccatgttaaagaaccatctcaacccaatagtttaaactgttaggtgaggcaccacaatatgatttatattattctctaacataggtattatttatttacttttcacttggtcttgataaatttcagtttgactATGCATTCCTCGAATTCTAATGAAAAGGATTATGCATGAATAGAAGTATCCTTCAAAATattacaggaaaaaagaaattgcgcAGAGcaagttattatttaatatcgAATTTGATTGATAACCAATCAATacatataaagaataaaaaataaatacaaataaatgttattattaCAACAAGAACAGCATCGATCCTAGACGAAAATGTGAGAATTAATTCGAAGACAAAGATCCACTGATGTCCACAAACTAGAAGGACGCAAACATGCGTGGAATAGAATTTATCAGACGTGGAAACCTAACTTGCTGCAACAAAGTTTGACTTCAGCGTTTGGTGCTATTCTGATGTGGTTTCAAGTAGGTCTTGATCATACGAAAAGGGCTCCTGCATTGttaataaattagtttgttaagcatgaaaaatgaatacaataaaattagtaGTTATGGAAGAAGATATACAATAATACCTTATTATATTTCATGCCAATATATGTTTAATCAATTCTCGACTTCTTACGGCTACGAGCTGATGCCTCCTCCATTcgagattttgattttctgatatTGCAATCATTTGTGTTATGAGAAATGTTGAGAggtttttttgataataataagagGAGATGAAAAGAGGCCTTACATGTTATCGTTGAGTTGAGTACTTTCGTCCTTCTTCAGAAATTGCTTAAACCACTTCACAGAATTTTTGGCATATCGTTTCAAGTTGTTTTCGTAGTCAATGTAGAAGAGACCAAACCTTGAACCATAACCGGATGCCCattcaaaatcatccaagaatgACCAAGCAAAAAACCCCTTGACATCGACACCATGGTCACTGCAAAAGTCAAGTTTTTAGAGCAGATCGgactgagaaagaaaaaactaggaCTGTTTGAAAAAGGAAGCGAGAACATGAATTTGGAAAGAGCAAACTCACTTGATAGATTTCAGAACATTGTGGAAAATGTCTTTATAATATTGCTCTCTTATGGCATCATTGAGGGCTTCCTCTAATGACGAGGAATTCACGTCATCAactcctaattaaaaaaaaccaacaaatcaGTAAATCAGAGCTTCTTGACAACTATAACCATAAACACACGAGGGTTGTTAACTCTGTTCTTACCATTTTCAGTGATATATATTGTTGGATTTTCATACGCGTCCTTTATGTAATTCAAGAGATGACGAATACCTTCGGGATAAATATAAAGCCAACTTGAACCCGCCTGcgaatttgatttatatatctCAATACCAAGGGGAAAAACAGAAAGATTCTACATATCAATTACTAATTTGTTGAAACAAGAATGAAGAATCACATTCACCTGTGGGCCTATTGGTATTCCATTTCTCTCCCCTGTAcgtaaaataatatcaacataAGTGAGAAAGTGTAGAGTTTTAGACCTTGTATTCTTCTTATtctgagagttttttttttatcacttaattaacaagtaaataaatatttcaccTGGCCAGTTAACACGAGCATCTTCCATAAACCCAATATTTTTATAGTCAACATCCTCAACATTCTGAGCATAGTATGTAGTGTAGTAATTGACCCCAATAAAGTCATAAGATCCTCTCAGCATCTTGGATTCCTCCTCACTGAATCTAGGCAATCTTCCTCCAACGTAGTCGTGCATATTCTGTGGATAGTCACCTTTAGTTAGAGGATCCATGTACCTGCCAAAAACATAGAATTTAAGATCCTGGTTTCTTCTCCATAGAATTTAAGAATCCAAATTAATTActgtttgaaattattatattatccaAATCAGCTAGCAAAATGCTTACCATCCAAGCATAAAATCAAGGCTTCGTTCAGTTGCCATCCGATCACTTTCACTAGTTGAGTAAGGTTCAAACCAATGAGAAACGAGGGTTATCCCAATTTTACCTCCTTGACACGTCTGACGAGATTTTGTCAATGATAAAATTAGCACAGTCACACAGGAAACTTTGGTGAAATATGTTATGAAACGAACcacaaattaattatagctTTAGCTTTTGCAAACCTGATACTTTTCCTTGTATACTTTCACAGCCGTTGCACGAGCAAGCAATAGATGATGGGTTACAATGTAAACCTCGGTGGCGCCAGAGATTTTGGGCTGGCCTGGATAATTCTCCAAAGTTGAAATTCTGCCGGGTGCCAATGTGCCCGTGTCATAGCCATTGACGCTAAACATAAAAGGCTCATTTAAAGTGATCCAGTGCTTCACTCGGTCTCCAAATCTTTGGAAGCAAAGCTCCACGAAGTCTCGGAAATCGATTCTATAtgagttttgaaattattagattcaAGCATGGAGGATTTAAATTAAAGTGAGATGTTtatataatatgaatataattacttacaaaataTTAGGGCTCAAGAAACCACCATATTTGTCCTCAATTGCTTGTGGAGTGTCCCAATGAAAGAGAGTTACATAAGGCTGTATACCTGTACATTTCAAAGCAAAATTAATATGAGAAAACTAAAGTGCATGTGAAACGTTTTGTATGAGAGTTtggaaaatgcttttcaaattttcGAAATTCAAGCAAAGTAAGATTGCCCCTGCATTTACCATGGCCACTTCAAGATTCTTATTTTTAGTCGGTAACATTATTATGAAACACAGTCatggaggaaaaggaaagggttATAACCATTTTTTATGAGCTCATCGATGAGATTGTTGTAAAACTGGATCCCTTCTTCGTTTATTCCAGCACTTAGTCTGCCATCTGATGAATTCAATTCGattattgaaaaatcaaagtaagGAAAAATGTGGGACTTCAAATTCGAGACGCGTCCCATCCTCGTGAATTAAAAAGGAATGAGATGTAgggtaaaaacaaaagaaaacacttaCGTGGTAATACCCTAGACCAAGAAATAGAGAATCTGAAAGCATCCATTCCCATTCCCCTCATTCTTTGCACATCTTCCTATAACATTTTGTGTGTAAAATATATCAACAAGTGTAATGG is a window encoding:
- the LOC127904954 gene encoding beta-glucosidase 12-like produces the protein MGSIAQLSRNSFPDGFVFGSSSSAYQFEGETNRRGKGPNIWDTFIEEHPERISDHSNAKVAVDFYNRYKEDVQRMRGMGMDAFRFSISWSRVLPHGRLSAGINEEGIQFYNNLIDELIKNGIQPYVTLFHWDTPQAIEDKYGGFLSPNILIDFRDFVELCFQRFGDRVKHWITLNEPFMFSVNGYDTGTLAPGRISTLENYPGQPKISGATEVYIVTHHLLLARATAVKVYKEKYQTCQGGKIGITLVSHWFEPYSTSESDRMATERSLDFMLGWYMDPLTKGDYPQNMHDYVGGRLPRFSEEESKMLRGSYDFIGVNYYTTYYAQNVEDVDYKNIGFMEDARVNWPGERNGIPIGPQAGSSWLYIYPEGIRHLLNYIKDAYENPTIYITENGVDDVNSSSLEEALNDAIREQYYKDIFHNVLKSINDHGVDVKGFFAWSFLDDFEWASGYGSRFGLFYIDYENNLKRYAKNSVKWFKQFLKKDESTQLNDNIKSKSRMEEASARSRKKSRID